A portion of the Croceicoccus marinus genome contains these proteins:
- a CDS encoding copper-binding protein, which yields MRITTLMTLLAAPLALAACGSGDDTEMMDDTAMAEGQMADGQMPMDGGDMSMMGSDSAMQTASAEGTVTAIDADAGTITVDHGAVPAIEWPAMTMAFEADEELRQDVAVGDTISFDFTTDESGNAITSITKK from the coding sequence ATGCGTATCACAACCCTCATGACTCTGTTGGCAGCGCCTCTGGCGCTCGCCGCCTGTGGTTCCGGCGACGATACCGAAATGATGGACGACACGGCCATGGCTGAAGGCCAGATGGCAGACGGTCAGATGCCGATGGACGGTGGCGATATGTCCATGATGGGATCGGACAGCGCGATGCAGACCGCCAGCGCCGAAGGGACCGTCACCGCCATCGACGCCGATGCGGGAACGATCACTGTCGATCACGGCGCTGTCCCCGCAATCGAATGGCCGGCCATGACGATGGCATTCGAAGCCGATGAGGAGCTGCGTCAGGACGTGGCGGTTGGCGACACGATCTCGTTCGACTTCACGACCGATGAAAGTGGCAACGCGATCACTTCGATCACCAAGAAGTAA
- a CDS encoding methyltransferase domain-containing protein yields MRHMLDAKQLHPGDLVVDLCCGSGQNFADLQRRVGPYGRIIGVDISAGMLDVASVLVARKGWENFRSRSSQHFRRQFA; encoded by the coding sequence ATTCGGCACATGCTCGATGCCAAGCAGCTGCACCCCGGCGATCTTGTGGTCGACCTATGCTGCGGCTCAGGACAGAATTTCGCCGATCTGCAGCGGCGCGTTGGCCCTTACGGTCGTATCATCGGAGTGGATATTTCCGCAGGCATGCTTGACGTCGCAAGCGTCCTTGTCGCGCGCAAGGGATGGGAAAATTTTCGATCTCGTTCAAGCCAACATTTCCGACGACAATTTGCCTGA
- a CDS encoding multicopper oxidase family protein, whose translation MDQWAKASGLNRRALLRRAGAAATGLVALPLSACEARNSLFSADGAGANPLAIPKLDQGIVEQGERVFRLSISAGQKEFAPGVASPTIGVNAPYLGQTLEMRRGERVQLHVDNGLDEGATVHWHGFELPAAADGGPHQLIRPGARWSPSFEVRQRASLYWYHSHLHRGTGPQVYAGLAAPIYVRDDEEDALDLPSEYGVDDIPLIVQDRLLDSSGKLLYPQNMHAQMMGVRGNRLYVNGTQNAVFDARTGLLRLRILNGSNARFYDFSLSGGQTMQLIVSDGGLLERPHAVRSLRLAPGERAQVVVDLSEGRPLSLVATSPDNSRGMMGGDGGGMMGGGMMVRRRDDTEMDEPFRVLDIRPSGSSPQRKLLPQLAALPAIDPSLAVRTRRFVLDMGMMGGGMSINGASMNMNVVNERVPVGQWEIWEIANASMMAHPFHIHNAQFRVIDRDGRAPPPLETGFKDTVIVNPREQVRVLLRFEEYTDPDLPYMYHCHILEHEDAGMMGQFLVVNS comes from the coding sequence ATGGACCAGTGGGCGAAGGCATCGGGTCTCAATCGACGCGCATTACTGCGACGGGCCGGCGCAGCGGCGACCGGCCTTGTGGCTCTTCCCTTGTCTGCTTGCGAAGCACGAAATTCGCTGTTTAGCGCCGATGGAGCCGGCGCGAATCCGCTCGCCATTCCGAAGCTCGATCAGGGAATTGTCGAACAAGGCGAGCGGGTCTTTCGACTGTCAATATCCGCTGGGCAGAAGGAATTCGCTCCCGGAGTCGCTTCGCCTACGATCGGAGTGAACGCGCCTTATCTCGGTCAGACATTGGAGATGCGCCGCGGCGAGCGCGTCCAGCTGCATGTCGACAACGGCCTGGACGAGGGAGCCACAGTCCACTGGCACGGGTTCGAACTTCCCGCCGCTGCGGACGGCGGGCCGCACCAGCTGATCCGCCCCGGCGCCCGCTGGAGCCCGTCTTTCGAAGTGCGCCAGCGCGCCTCGCTCTACTGGTATCATTCGCACCTGCATCGCGGCACGGGACCGCAGGTCTATGCTGGTCTTGCCGCACCGATCTATGTCCGTGATGATGAAGAGGACGCGCTGGACCTGCCGAGCGAATACGGCGTGGATGATATTCCGCTTATCGTTCAGGACCGCTTGCTCGATAGCTCCGGCAAGCTCCTCTATCCGCAGAACATGCATGCGCAGATGATGGGCGTGCGCGGGAATCGTCTCTACGTCAATGGCACGCAAAACGCGGTGTTTGACGCCCGGACCGGCCTGTTACGCCTACGGATCCTCAATGGATCGAACGCTCGTTTCTACGATTTCTCGCTGTCCGGTGGTCAGACCATGCAGCTCATCGTCAGTGATGGTGGCTTGCTGGAGCGTCCGCATGCGGTCCGCTCGCTCAGGCTCGCACCAGGTGAGCGGGCGCAAGTGGTCGTCGATCTGTCCGAGGGGCGCCCACTCAGTCTTGTGGCGACCAGTCCTGACAATTCGAGGGGCATGATGGGCGGCGACGGCGGCGGCATGATGGGCGGCGGTATGATGGTCCGACGCCGCGACGATACCGAGATGGACGAGCCGTTCCGCGTCCTCGATATCAGACCCTCTGGCTCCTCGCCGCAAAGGAAACTGCTGCCGCAGCTTGCCGCGCTACCAGCAATTGACCCTTCACTTGCAGTGCGAACCCGGAGGTTCGTGCTCGATATGGGAATGATGGGCGGCGGGATGTCGATCAACGGTGCCAGCATGAACATGAACGTCGTCAACGAACGCGTTCCCGTCGGACAGTGGGAGATCTGGGAAATCGCCAACGCCTCGATGATGGCGCATCCGTTTCATATCCACAATGCGCAGTTCCGCGTGATCGACCGGGATGGACGCGCGCCGCCGCCGCTGGAAACGGGGTTCAAGGATACGGTTATCGTCAATCCGCGCGAGCAGGTGCGCGTGCTGCTGCGCTTCGAGGAATATACCGACCCGGATCTGCCTTACATGTATCACTGCCATATCCTCGAGCATGAGGATGCCGGCATGATGGGGCAGTTCCTCGTGGTGAACAGCTAG